One region of Pogona vitticeps strain Pit_001003342236 chromosome 1, PviZW2.1, whole genome shotgun sequence genomic DNA includes:
- the LOC144586112 gene encoding uncharacterized protein LOC144586112, whose translation MPLTRSQIADMSEVKDPQIDQGSEDEFGSVQGDSTGEQNPELRKILIAQQHELRVREMEEREREKQRQFELERERMEREERLERERMAFELRKLEMMNQNNNNNRDSEGGQLSKADLKKFPVYHKGDCPEVFFSLVERAFVDFSVRETEKMTIMRSLISGSLAEVYAEMPEELMKDFAEFKKLVFARHGINAEQLRQRFRSLTKKPEQTFTQVGAQLVRLLEKWLSQEGTETYEQLKDLIALEQFYSVLHGELKFQVRERKPKSVAAAAEIADFISQIRKPLGEGKSVGKPKETYSKYSQGPGKSQQGGGAHGEGKPSDMKPRPHILEGKPKQDERESKYTRKCYFCQGKGHLISECEKLKQLKGMVPQNSSGTKPKAVFCVQKEQSSVSLREPVAMATQSGTATSADQAEENGPLIEVKRCLLVKTDSQLFETAGVDVGILDRQYRGLRDTCSQVTLCHPDIIPREFIIPNESIKVAGIEGQVISLPVAEVPVHFQGWRGAWRLAISSTLPAAVLVGNDLAEHVKRVLVITRSQATTGTVQGGNDEPETEAEGSSEAVVETLTTDSRFGQEQKADATLQKCFEQVTDAQLTPETPVRFLEKKGILYRETLRNISKGGDGIRSQLVVPEKYRPMILQRGHSDMSAAHLGVKGPLDLIKQNWEQITQDDPQDVVTYIDTLMNDLKRNLELAAENLQAQKVRQKTWYDRKARERHFDPGEEVLWLKPCRENKLQLKWAGPYRVISKMSDLNYLIEQEENQARRVVHVNALKPYYRGEQRVLFAIKAAESEEAELPFWEGRGEVKYNPEEVKISPALTQDQQQELKMLLSKYQQVFSNKPGIVKGVMHRIHTGDAPPQAVSPYRVTGPYRDKVRKELDEMLRENIIVPSSSPWSSPIVLVDKPDGSIRFCVDYRKLNRVTTPDAYPMPRLDNLIETIGGCRFISSLDLVKGYWQLRIDPRDQEKTAFCSPFGLYEFRVLSFGLRNAPATFQRLMDQTLAGLSDFTVAYIDDIGIFSNTWEDHLIHLELVLQRLSAAGLTVKASKCQLGSPEIKYLGHMVGGGMIKPLEAKIEAVRDWPRPNTKKKVKSFLGLVGYYRKFIPRFSEIAAPLTDLTRKKADDRIPWTSDCEEAFQRLKQALINYPVLRAPDFDREFIIYTDASNSGVGAVLCQEDENGDQHPVSYLSRKLQKGERHLATVEKECLAIVYAIQKAKPYIWGRHFILCIDHSPLQWLKTMKTHNSKLMRWALNLQDYDFEVKVVRGSVNCVADALSRRPEE comes from the coding sequence ctcagtgcaaggtgacagcacaggagagcagaacccagaacttagaaaaatactcatagcccaacagcatgaactgagggtgagggaaatggaggaaagggaaagagagaaacagcggcaatttgaattagagagagagagaatggagagggaggaaagattggagagagagagaatggcgtttgaattaagaaaactggaaatgatgaaccagaacaataataataatagggattctgagggaggccaactgtctaaagctgacctgaagaaattccctgtgtaccacaagggagattgtcctgaggtgttcttttccttagtggaaagagcgtttgtggacttctcagtgagggaaactgagaagatgaccatcatgcggtctttaatcagtggtagcctggctgaggtttatgccgagatgcctgaggaactgatgaaagattttgcagagttcaaaaaactggtgtttgccagacatgggataaatgcagagcagctgagacaaagattcaggtccctcaccaagaagccagagcagacttttacccaagtgggggcccaattggtgaggctgcttgagaaatggctatcgcaggagggaacagagacctatgagcagcttaaagacttgatagcactggaacagttctattcagtcctgcatggggaattgaaattccaggtgagggaaaggaaaccgaaatctgtggcagcagccgcagagatcgcagattttatctcccaaataagaaagcccttgggtgaggggaaatctgtgggtaaacccaaagaaacctacagcaagtactctcagggaccagggaaaagccagcaagggggaggggcccatggtgaagggaagccctcagacatgaaaccaagacctcacattttggagggaaaaccaaaacaagatgagagagaatcaaaatacaccagaaaatgctatttctgtcagggaaagggtcatctaatctcagagtgtgagaaattgaagcagctaaaaggaatggtgcctcagaattctagtgggaccaagccaaaagctgtgttctgtgtccagaaagagcaaagctcagtgtcactgagggagcctgttgctatggctactcagtctggaacagctacctctgctgatcaggctgaggaaaatggtcctcttatagaggtaaagcgctgcttgctggtgaaaacagattctcagttgtttgagacagctggggtggacgtaggaatacttgaccgtcagtatagggggctgcgggacacttgttcccaggtaaccctgtgccatccagatattattccccgggagtttataatcccaaatgagagcataaaggtagcaggtattgaggggcaggtaatctctctgccagtagcagaggtacctgtccactttcaaggctggaggggagcttggcggctagcgatttcatcgactctgccagcagccgtgctcgtgggaaatgacctggctgaacatgtgaaacgggtgctagtgattacacgctcacaagccaccacagggacagttcaggggggtaatgatgagccagagactgaagcagaggggagttcagaagctgtggtggaaaccttaaccacagacagcagatttggacaggagcaaaaggcagacgccactctccaaaagtgttttgaacaggtgactgatgcccagctaacacctgaaaccccagtgagatttctggagaaaaaggggattttatatagagaaaccctgaggaatatctcaaaagggggagatgggatcagaagtcagctggtggtacctgaaaagtatcgccccatgatcttacaaaggggtcactctgacatgtctgctgcacacttaggggtgaaagggccccttgatttgatcaaacaaaattgggagcagatcacccaggatgacccacaagacgttgtgacttacatagacaccttgatgaatgacctaaagagaaatctagagctggcagcagaaaacctgcaagctcagaaggtcagacagaaaacatggtatgaccgcaaagctagagagaggcactttgacccaggggaggaagtgctttggcttaagccctgcagagagaataaactgcagctcaaatgggcaggaccatatagggtcatttccaagatgtcagacctgaactaccttatagagcaggaggagaaccaggcaaggagggtggttcatgtgaatgccctaaaaccctactacagaggggaacagagggttttattcgcgataaaagcagctgagagtgaggaagcggaattacccttctgggagggtagaggggaagtaaaatacaacccagaggaggtaaagatcagtcctgcactcacccaagaccagcagcaagaactaaagatgctgcttagtaaatatcaacaggtgttttccaacaagccggggatagtgaagggagtgatgcatcggatccacacaggggatgcacccccgcaggcagtatccccataccgagtaacgggaccctatagggacaaggtgcggaaggagctggacgagatgctgagggagaacataatcgtcccctcttctagtccttggtcctctccgatagtccttgtggacaagcctgatgggagcattaggttttgtgttgattacaggaaattaaaccgtgtaaccactcctgatgcctacccaatgcccaggctagacaacctgattgaaaccatagggggttgtcggttcatctcatcattggacctggtaaagggatattggcaattaagaattgatcccagggatcaagaaaagactgccttttgcagcccttttggtctctatgagtttcgagtcctgagctttggtctcagaaatgcaccagccacattccaaaggctgatggaccagaccttggcagggctcagtgactttacagtggcctacattgacgacatagggatcttcagtaatacctgggaagatcacctgatacacctggagttagtgctgcagagattaagtgcagcagggctaacagtaaaggccagcaagtgtcagctgggtagcccagaaataaaatacttgggtcacatggtagggggaggaatgataaaacccctggaggccaaaatagaagcagttcgtgattggcctagacccaacaccaagaaaaaagtcaaatcatttcttgggttggtgggctactacagaaagttcatcccgaggtttagcgagattgcggctccgctgaccgatctgacgaggaagaaggctgatgaccgcatcccgtggaccagcgactgtgaggaggcgttccagaggttgaagcaggcgctcatcaactatccagtcctgcgtgctccagacttcgaccgggagttcatcatctacaccgatgcgtctaacagcggggtaggagcagttctgtgccaggaggatgagaatggtgaccagcatccagtgtcctacctgagtaggaaacttcaaaaaggtgagagacatttggcaaccgtggagaaggagtgtttggccatagtctacgcgatccagaaggccaagccttacatctggggaagacattttattctgtgtattgaccattcaccattgcaatggttaaagacaatgaaaacccacaatagcaaacttatgaggtgggctttaaacctacaggactatgactttgaagtgaaggtggtcagagggtcagtgaactgtgttgctgacgccttatcaagaagacctgaagaatga